In Clostridium sp. SY8519, one genomic interval encodes:
- the efp gene encoding elongation factor P → MISAGDFRNGMTIELEGNIFQIIEFQHVKPGKGAAFVRTKLKNIKSGGVVEKTFRPTEKCEQAHIERSDKQYLYNDGDLYYFMDVETYDQVALTKEAIGDSLKFVKENDMVKMCAHNGEIYAVEPPLFVELEITECEPGLKGDTATGATKPATVETGAIVNVPLFVELGDKIKIDTRTGEYLSRV, encoded by the coding sequence ATGATATCAGCAGGTGATTTCAGAAACGGCATGACGATCGAACTGGAGGGCAATATCTTCCAGATCATCGAATTTCAGCACGTGAAACCTGGCAAAGGAGCCGCATTTGTTCGGACCAAATTAAAAAACATCAAGAGCGGCGGTGTCGTTGAGAAGACATTCCGGCCGACAGAGAAGTGCGAGCAGGCTCATATCGAACGTTCAGACAAACAGTATCTTTACAATGATGGAGATCTTTATTATTTCATGGATGTGGAGACCTATGATCAGGTTGCTCTGACCAAGGAAGCCATCGGAGATTCTCTGAAGTTTGTCAAAGAGAATGACATGGTTAAGATGTGCGCCCACAATGGAGAGATTTACGCGGTAGAGCCGCCGCTGTTTGTAGAGCTGGAGATCACAGAGTGTGAGCCGGGTCTGAAGGGTGATACAGCGACCGGAGCTACAAAGCCGGCGACCGTAGAGACAGGCGCCATCGTGAATGTGCCTCTGTTTGTAGAGCTGGGTGACAAGATTAAGATTGATACCAGAACCGGCGAATATTTATCCAGAGTATAA
- the rpiB gene encoding ribose 5-phosphate isomerase B, whose translation MKIVIGNDHAAVSMKKKIQSYLESKGYEVINVGTDTEERCNYPEIAAAACKKIQNGEAERGVLICGTGAGMAITANKLRGIRAVVCSEPVTARLAREHNHANVICFGERVVGEEMGYAIVDAYLNAQELGDRHAMRVGLISEIEEAESAGK comes from the coding sequence ATGAAAATTGTAATCGGAAATGACCACGCGGCAGTATCTATGAAAAAGAAGATTCAGAGCTATCTGGAATCCAAAGGCTATGAAGTGATTAATGTGGGTACGGACACGGAGGAGCGCTGCAATTATCCGGAAATCGCGGCAGCCGCATGCAAAAAGATCCAGAACGGCGAAGCCGAGCGGGGCGTGCTGATCTGCGGAACCGGCGCCGGGATGGCGATTACGGCCAATAAGCTCCGGGGAATCCGGGCAGTGGTGTGTTCGGAACCGGTGACCGCGCGCCTGGCCAGAGAGCACAATCATGCCAATGTAATCTGCTTTGGCGAAAGAGTAGTCGGCGAGGAAATGGGATATGCGATTGTGGATGCCTATCTTAATGCGCAGGAGCTGGGAGACCGCCATGCCATGCGTGTGGGACTGATTTCCGAAATTGAGGAGGCAGAGTCCGCCGGCAAGTAA
- a CDS encoding YqeG family HAD IIIA-type phosphatase, translated as MAVRLYPTLYTKSVYRINFEQLYADGYRGLIFDIDNTLVTHGAPANGRAKRLFERLKRIGFTCCLLSNNKEPRVKMFNDAVHVNYVFDAHKPSPDGYRYAMEIMGTDKRNTLFIGDQIFTDIFGANRAGISSILVRYIHWKEEIQIVLKRRLEFFVLLFYRMYVKRQDPSDRKSAAWWEARYVNGGRSLESEGEGETDL; from the coding sequence ATGGCGGTCAGATTATATCCAACACTTTATACGAAATCCGTATACCGGATTAATTTCGAACAGCTGTATGCGGACGGGTACCGGGGGCTGATTTTTGATATTGACAATACGCTGGTCACCCATGGTGCACCGGCAAACGGCAGGGCAAAACGGCTGTTTGAACGGCTGAAGCGCATAGGATTTACCTGCTGTCTGCTGTCCAACAACAAGGAACCCCGTGTAAAAATGTTTAACGACGCGGTTCATGTGAACTATGTCTTTGACGCACACAAGCCATCTCCGGATGGCTATCGTTATGCTATGGAGATCATGGGAACAGACAAAAGGAATACGCTGTTTATCGGAGACCAGATTTTTACGGATATTTTCGGTGCCAATCGTGCGGGGATTTCATCGATCCTTGTACGTTATATTCACTGGAAAGAAGAAATTCAGATTGTGCTGAAGCGGCGGCTGGAGTTTTTTGTGCTTTTGTTTTACCGGATGTATGTAAAACGCCAGGACCCGTCTGACCGAAAAAGCGCAGCCTGGTGGGAAGCGCGTTATGTCAATGGTGGCAGAAGCCTGGAATCAGAAGGAGAAGGAGAAACAGACCTATGA
- the nrdR gene encoding transcriptional regulator NrdR, whose amino-acid sequence MKCPYCSSDNTRVIDSRPVDDNASIRRRRMCDDCKKRFTTYEKVETIPLIVIKKDNTREQYDRSKIEAGLLRACHKRPVSVDQIKQLTDDVENEIYARAEKEIASTVIGELVMDKIKDLDPVAYVRFASVYREFKDVNTFVLELKKMLDRETEK is encoded by the coding sequence ATGAAATGCCCATACTGCAGCAGTGACAATACGCGGGTGATTGATTCCCGCCCGGTGGATGACAATGCGTCTATCCGCCGCAGACGCATGTGCGATGACTGCAAGAAACGATTTACTACTTATGAGAAAGTAGAGACCATTCCGCTGATTGTAATAAAGAAGGACAATACCAGGGAACAGTATGACCGATCCAAAATAGAGGCCGGGCTTCTGCGGGCCTGCCACAAGCGGCCGGTATCGGTGGATCAGATCAAGCAGCTGACCGATGATGTGGAAAATGAAATTTATGCCCGGGCAGAGAAGGAAATTGCCAGCACGGTAATCGGGGAACTGGTGATGGACAAAATCAAGGACCTGGATCCGGTGGCTTATGTCCGGTTTGCGTCGGTTTACCGGGAATTCAAGGACGTGAATACTTTTGTACTGGAATTGAAGAAAATGCTGGATCGGGAGACGGAGAAATAA
- the ychF gene encoding redox-regulated ATPase YchF: protein MKLGIVGLPNVGKSTLFNSLTKAGAESANYPFCTIDPNVGVVSVPDERLNLLGELYHSKKITPAVIEFVDIAGLVKGASKGEGLGNQFLANIREVDAIVHVVRCFEDTNVVHVDGKIDPASDIETINLELIFSDIEILDRRIAKGSKGARMDKKLAAEVEFLKRIKAHLEDGKLAKTFELSDDEDEQAFFRSLNLLTAKPVIYAANVSEDDLADDGASNPHVAAVRELAKEEGSGVFVICAKIEEEMAELDDDEKAMFLEELGIKESGLEKLIQASYDLLGLMSFLTAGEDETRAWTIRKGTKAPQAAGKIHTDFERGFIRAEVVNYKDLLECGSLAAAREKGLVGLEGKEYVVQDGDVILFRFNV from the coding sequence ATGAAACTAGGAATCGTTGGCCTGCCAAACGTAGGAAAAAGCACATTGTTCAATTCACTGACGAAAGCAGGCGCAGAGTCAGCAAACTATCCGTTCTGTACTATCGACCCCAATGTGGGAGTTGTGTCCGTACCGGATGAGCGGCTGAATCTTCTGGGAGAATTATATCATTCCAAAAAGATAACCCCTGCGGTGATTGAATTTGTGGATATTGCCGGACTGGTGAAAGGTGCCAGCAAGGGAGAAGGACTGGGCAATCAGTTCCTGGCCAACATCCGCGAAGTGGATGCTATCGTACACGTGGTACGCTGTTTTGAGGACACCAATGTGGTGCATGTGGATGGAAAAATTGATCCGGCCAGCGATATCGAAACGATCAACCTGGAGCTGATTTTTTCGGATATTGAGATTCTGGACCGCAGAATTGCCAAAGGCAGCAAAGGCGCCCGCATGGATAAGAAGCTGGCGGCAGAGGTTGAGTTCCTGAAACGGATCAAAGCGCATCTGGAAGACGGCAAACTGGCCAAAACATTTGAACTCAGCGATGATGAGGACGAACAGGCCTTTTTCCGTTCCCTGAATCTGCTGACCGCAAAGCCGGTGATCTATGCCGCGAATGTATCGGAAGATGATCTGGCAGATGACGGTGCCTCCAATCCCCATGTGGCAGCAGTCCGTGAACTGGCGAAAGAAGAAGGATCCGGCGTGTTTGTGATCTGTGCCAAGATCGAGGAAGAAATGGCGGAACTGGACGACGATGAGAAGGCCATGTTCCTGGAAGAGCTGGGGATCAAGGAGTCCGGCCTGGAGAAGCTGATCCAGGCAAGCTATGATCTTCTTGGCCTGATGAGTTTCCTGACTGCGGGAGAAGACGAAACCCGTGCCTGGACGATCCGGAAGGGGACAAAAGCACCCCAGGCAGCCGGCAAGATTCATACCGATTTTGAACGGGGCTTTATCCGCGCGGAAGTAGTGAACTATAAGGATCTTCTGGAATGCGGATCTCTGGCAGCTGCCAGGGAAAAGGGCCTGGTAGGACTGGAAGGCAAGGAATATGTGGTGCAGGACGGGGATGTGATTCTGTTCCGTTTCAATGTATAA
- a CDS encoding site-specific integrase, with protein MGKDLKGKELGDGIYQQPNGTYCARFVDKFGKRRSKRSKKLQEVRQWLADASYIDKHSDRDQATDMIVDAWFDYWIEMKEKTVRPNTSRNYRERYERNIRCVIGSKLIADVKPIHCQQIFNKMADEGYRSKTIYQTRIALYNMLEFAKENDVIIVNPCKRSLKSDIGQPSVKREALTIENQKKFLAAVVGYSYENQYRFILQTGLRIGELIGLRWSDIDFENKTMKIERTMEYRYKVGEWRIGPPKSKSGYRTIPLTDEAIRILKNQRAKNSELKVIPIEWSDTVFLCRNGTPVKNSTYDTGLMKYCDRANIPRFSMHVLRHTFATRCIEAGMKPKTLQQILGHSNIGITMNLYVHITEDEKLREINLVADALKVI; from the coding sequence ATGGGAAAAGATCTCAAAGGAAAGGAGCTTGGAGACGGGATTTATCAGCAACCCAATGGCACTTATTGTGCTCGTTTTGTTGATAAATTTGGAAAACGAAGATCGAAACGCTCGAAGAAATTACAAGAAGTGAGACAGTGGCTTGCTGATGCTTCATATATAGACAAACACAGTGATCGGGATCAGGCAACAGATATGATTGTAGATGCCTGGTTTGATTACTGGATTGAGATGAAGGAAAAGACGGTAAGACCCAATACTTCACGAAACTACAGAGAACGATACGAGAGAAATATCCGATGTGTTATTGGCAGTAAACTGATTGCAGATGTGAAACCGATTCACTGCCAGCAGATTTTTAACAAGATGGCTGATGAAGGATATCGATCAAAGACAATCTATCAGACCAGAATCGCTCTTTATAACATGTTAGAGTTTGCCAAGGAGAATGATGTGATCATTGTAAATCCCTGCAAACGTTCACTGAAAAGCGATATAGGACAGCCTTCTGTGAAAAGGGAAGCGCTCACAATAGAGAATCAGAAGAAGTTCTTGGCTGCGGTAGTTGGTTACAGTTATGAGAATCAGTATCGTTTTATTTTACAGACGGGACTTCGAATCGGTGAACTCATCGGGCTTCGCTGGAGTGACATTGATTTTGAGAATAAAACAATGAAGATTGAGCGAACTATGGAGTATCGTTACAAGGTAGGAGAGTGGAGAATCGGTCCTCCGAAAAGCAAGTCGGGATATCGAACCATCCCTCTTACAGATGAGGCAATCCGCATCCTGAAAAATCAGAGAGCAAAAAACTCAGAACTAAAAGTTATACCGATAGAATGGTCAGATACGGTGTTTTTGTGTCGGAATGGCACCCCGGTGAAAAACAGCACCTATGATACAGGCTTGATGAAATATTGTGACAGGGCGAATATTCCGAGATTTTCAATGCATGTCTTAAGACATACATTTGCAACAAGATGCATTGAAGCGGGTATGAAGCCCAAGACATTACAGCAAATTCTTGGTCATTCAAATATCGGAATTACAATGAATCTATACGTACATATTACGGAAGATGAAAAATTAAGAGAAATAAATCTCGTAGCAGATGCATTGAAAGTCATATAA
- a CDS encoding excisionase, with protein MSEQKKQTVPIEAKVALTIKEAAEYSNIGINKLESILRSPRCPFVLYVGKKKLVKRKEFEKYISDNIEI; from the coding sequence ATGTCGGAGCAGAAGAAGCAGACAGTGCCGATTGAAGCGAAGGTAGCCCTCACTATTAAAGAGGCTGCAGAGTATTCAAATATTGGAATTAACAAACTGGAGAGCATACTTCGCTCGCCAAGATGTCCTTTTGTATTATATGTCGGAAAAAAGAAGCTTGTAAAGCGGAAGGAATTTGAGAAATATATATCAGATAACATAGAAATCTGA
- a CDS encoding type II restriction endonuclease subunit M, producing the protein MRTTTYWKIRKKILDLIFKIKKVCFTIDSRKQSNKEYRSFTQLLFRRFITGAVKGFLLAIVLRILDIQILEFGLNNICDSSMLADVIIGELGVAGVILGLYCSNISSVYSTRYANAPEKIAIAFQYDKLTVTCLNAISGFIIYGTIVLVELLLGYKVGWGSVGILIIWSILVVLSFGITGNRIYQLSDIFRVADDSHILLERVVSKNLKQELYAADTNYQNHFCKISSDKIELLKVIQKYGCNPDLTDNSPVLKFMCTNVGLIERYWNVKRYISKDSYWFRRKGTYQKWHFADDTEASMALRTGTALRPKEEPNYYWFEDELMSINHSCVNYLIKKNDWGTLYSYFAVFESICKTAIEKKEASYYVGQIDWLKNVIKSAVDSTNMKENVAFAGIVEHISLLYLDLILESSKYLHNLNLDAISKSVIEGIDTKKSYDSIKEVRGRDYIDIYKKIITEVYAEGHRITPNWLIKQYVAKEEFVYVNSLFDMIKEGIEHAYSLSRFFIEKNMHYEACIMLTRFYEYESKLLNFYMYANQVEEALNSYHLDSEDKWDGSRLAGVESKFLEYKKELPEMLLKCSSAFAIKNWDRREECPDFLGECYNHIAEDTVDAIVRSDKKQFEKDFENLTKIMLLYQEYIRSDFIKNKDLYRVEYAYYMFTSPIVEWAQIGGLGILWGEFFKDIEWRNIVKKVSKQILIIREKEEKSTEVAAQLIEFISQRDKFLFGIGSRDILETRWNQFVENAIRESAVIETEYALFGEKIKTDSKIITAFCPDFLRAGFSSDPSEVFWIICVNPLLPEEKRFRSRFSLEDDLNE; encoded by the coding sequence TTGAGAACGACGACATACTGGAAAATACGAAAAAAGATATTAGACTTGATTTTTAAAATAAAAAAAGTTTGTTTTACTATTGATAGCAGAAAACAGTCTAATAAAGAATATAGATCATTTACACAACTTCTTTTTAGACGATTTATTACGGGGGCTGTAAAGGGATTCCTTTTAGCGATTGTTTTAAGAATATTGGATATACAGATTTTGGAATTTGGCTTAAATAATATTTGCGATAGCAGTATGTTGGCAGATGTAATTATTGGAGAGTTAGGTGTAGCAGGTGTTATTCTGGGTTTATACTGTTCAAATATTTCAAGCGTATATTCAACAAGATATGCTAATGCTCCAGAAAAAATAGCTATTGCATTTCAATATGATAAATTAACGGTAACGTGCTTAAATGCCATTAGTGGATTTATCATATACGGAACGATTGTGCTTGTTGAGTTGTTATTGGGGTATAAAGTTGGCTGGGGGTCTGTAGGGATATTAATTATATGGTCAATACTTGTTGTACTTTCTTTTGGAATAACTGGAAATAGAATATATCAGTTGTCGGATATTTTTAGGGTGGCAGATGATTCACATATTCTTTTGGAAAGAGTGGTTTCAAAAAATTTAAAGCAAGAACTATATGCTGCTGATACAAATTATCAAAACCATTTTTGTAAGATTTCTTCGGATAAAATAGAATTGCTTAAAGTGATTCAAAAATATGGGTGTAATCCAGATTTGACAGACAACTCTCCCGTTCTTAAGTTCATGTGCACGAATGTAGGTTTAATTGAACGGTATTGGAATGTTAAGAGGTATATTTCGAAGGACTCATATTGGTTTAGAAGAAAAGGGACGTATCAGAAGTGGCATTTTGCTGATGATACGGAAGCGTCAATGGCGCTAAGAACAGGGACTGCACTACGACCAAAGGAAGAACCAAATTATTATTGGTTTGAAGATGAATTGATGTCGATAAATCATTCGTGCGTTAATTATTTAATTAAAAAGAATGATTGGGGAACTTTATACAGTTATTTTGCAGTGTTCGAGTCAATTTGTAAAACTGCAATAGAAAAAAAAGAAGCAAGTTATTATGTGGGACAAATAGATTGGCTAAAAAATGTTATAAAAAGCGCTGTGGATAGCACCAATATGAAAGAAAATGTCGCTTTTGCAGGTATAGTTGAACATATTTCCCTTTTATATTTGGATTTGATTTTAGAGTCAAGTAAGTATCTTCATAATCTTAATCTTGATGCAATTAGTAAATCTGTAATTGAAGGAATTGATACAAAAAAATCGTATGATTCTATTAAAGAGGTTAGAGGAAGAGATTATATTGACATATATAAGAAAATAATTACGGAGGTTTATGCAGAAGGTCACAGGATAACTCCTAATTGGTTAATTAAGCAGTATGTGGCAAAAGAAGAATTTGTTTACGTAAATTCTTTATTTGACATGATTAAAGAAGGTATTGAGCATGCGTATTCATTGAGCCGCTTTTTTATTGAAAAGAACATGCATTACGAAGCTTGTATTATGCTTACAAGATTTTATGAATATGAATCTAAGTTATTAAACTTCTACATGTATGCAAATCAGGTTGAGGAGGCTTTAAATAGCTATCATTTAGATTCTGAAGATAAATGGGATGGCAGTAGATTAGCTGGAGTGGAATCGAAATTCTTGGAATATAAAAAAGAGCTCCCGGAAATGTTACTAAAGTGTTCAAGTGCTTTTGCAATTAAAAACTGGGATAGGAGAGAAGAATGTCCTGATTTCTTAGGTGAGTGTTATAACCATATAGCAGAAGATACTGTTGACGCTATTGTTAGGTCAGATAAAAAGCAATTTGAAAAAGATTTTGAGAATCTTACAAAAATAATGCTGTTGTATCAAGAATATATTAGATCGGATTTTATAAAGAATAAAGATTTATATAGAGTAGAATATGCATACTATATGTTTACTTCTCCGATTGTTGAATGGGCACAAATTGGAGGGCTTGGAATATTGTGGGGGGAATTTTTCAAAGATATAGAATGGCGTAATATTGTAAAAAAAGTGTCTAAACAAATATTAATTATAAGAGAAAAAGAAGAAAAATCAACGGAGGTTGCTGCACAGTTAATTGAATTTATATCACAGAGAGATAAATTTCTGTTTGGTATTGGTTCGAGAGATATCCTTGAGACACGTTGGAATCAATTTGTCGAAAATGCAATAAGAGAATCTGCGGTAATAGAAACTGAATATGCATTGTTTGGAGAAAAAATTAAGACAGATAGTAAAATAATAACAGCGTTTTGTCCTGATTTTTTAAGGGCAGGATTCTCTTCGGATCCTTCTGAGGTCTTTTGGATTATTTGTGTCAATCCGTTGCTTCCTGAAGAAAAGCGGTTTCGCTCTAGGTTTTCATTGGAGGATGATTTGAATGAATAA
- a CDS encoding IS66 family transposase, which yields MRADRPKDLLRNSVVTHSLEAAILNGKYTNAMPLYRMEQQFRANGIKISRQTMANWTISVSQKYLTPVWERLKEELLKLPVIQADETTCQVIHDNDPSDPADRKSSAGHKNFMWVYRSGQFSRDRQIVLYQYCRGRDHKYPQAFLGDYHGVVETDGLQQYHMLEKLIPGFTNANCWVHGRRFFADAVKAQKKNDKAGAAGTIAGQALKRIAKMYDIENTLGSLSAEERLSERKKQIGPLVDDFFAWLKELQSVTEVLPGGKAGDGIQYCLKQEKYLRVFLTDGNVPMDNSASERAIRPFTIGRKNWVIINSVKGADASAVIYSIVETAKLNQLNIYYYLDDLLEKLPELADEDGTIDPDDLDPLLPWSDSLPERCHKKSS from the coding sequence TTGAGGGCTGATCGTCCGAAAGACCTGCTGCGTAACTCGGTAGTCACCCATTCCCTTGAAGCGGCAATCCTGAATGGCAAGTACACCAACGCGATGCCGCTGTACCGGATGGAGCAGCAGTTCAGAGCCAACGGGATAAAGATATCCCGGCAGACAATGGCCAACTGGACGATAAGTGTTTCGCAGAAATATCTGACACCTGTATGGGAAAGGCTGAAGGAAGAACTCTTAAAGCTGCCGGTGATACAGGCGGATGAAACCACCTGCCAGGTGATCCATGACAATGATCCTTCTGATCCGGCTGACAGGAAAAGTTCCGCCGGACACAAGAACTTCATGTGGGTGTACCGGTCGGGACAGTTCAGCAGGGACCGGCAGATCGTCCTTTATCAGTACTGCAGGGGACGGGACCACAAATATCCGCAGGCATTCCTTGGAGACTATCATGGCGTTGTCGAGACAGACGGCCTGCAGCAGTACCACATGCTGGAGAAGCTGATCCCGGGATTTACAAATGCGAACTGCTGGGTGCATGGCAGAAGGTTCTTTGCAGATGCCGTCAAAGCGCAGAAGAAGAATGACAAAGCAGGTGCGGCTGGTACAATTGCAGGGCAGGCTCTGAAGCGGATCGCGAAGATGTATGACATAGAAAACACTCTGGGCAGCCTCAGTGCAGAAGAAAGACTCAGCGAACGTAAGAAACAGATCGGACCGCTCGTTGACGACTTCTTTGCGTGGCTGAAAGAACTGCAGTCAGTGACGGAGGTCCTTCCGGGAGGGAAAGCCGGAGACGGAATTCAATACTGCTTGAAGCAGGAGAAATATCTGCGGGTCTTCCTGACAGATGGAAATGTCCCGATGGACAATTCAGCATCTGAAAGAGCTATCCGTCCATTTACAATCGGCAGGAAGAACTGGGTAATAATCAATTCCGTGAAAGGCGCAGACGCCAGCGCAGTGATCTACTCGATTGTAGAGACAGCGAAACTGAACCAGTTGAACATTTATTATTACCTGGATGATCTGCTGGAGAAACTGCCGGAGCTGGCAGATGAAGATGGAACGATAGATCCAGATGATCTGGATCCACTGCTGCCATGGTCGGACAGCCTTCCGGAAAGATGCCATAAGAAAAGCAGCTGA